One stretch of Acidobacteriota bacterium DNA includes these proteins:
- a CDS encoding nicotinate phosphoribosyltransferase translates to MERAIGLSTDLYQLTMAAAYFENGMVDERATFEMFVRSLKNRSYLIAAGLDQALDYLESLKFTDEQIEYLRSQPAFKNISREFFEYLKTFRFSGNVWALPEGTAFFANEPMLRVEAPIIEAQLVETFLLSTLNFQTMIASKTARLVTVAGKSGIIEFGTRRAHGTEAGMYAARAAYIAGAIGTSNVEAGFHFGIPIFGTLAHSFVMSFEKEDAAFHAFLKAFPESATILVDTYDTLDAVERLTRDFNEKIPAIRLDSGDLLDLSIRARKILNDAGMSNTKILASGDLNEDIIADLISKGATIDAFGVGTYLATSFDQPALGGIYKLVELEANGKISLKIKLSPEKATYPGAKQVWRLLDENEKYISDLITFADEQPAIEDGKHWQSLIVPVMHNGKATESRIATDEHRNLTDFTTARELQFARLQVIRKRAGANLQRLPEELLALYRQIHFDVQISERLQSEREMLKKKLQD, encoded by the coding sequence ATGGAACGCGCAATCGGGTTATCTACAGATTTATACCAACTCACGATGGCAGCCGCTTATTTTGAAAATGGGATGGTCGATGAACGGGCGACTTTTGAAATGTTTGTTCGTTCCCTAAAAAACCGCTCCTATCTGATTGCCGCAGGGCTTGATCAAGCACTGGATTATCTGGAATCTTTAAAATTTACCGACGAACAGATTGAATACCTTCGTTCACAACCTGCATTCAAAAATATCAGCCGGGAATTTTTTGAATATTTAAAGACCTTCAGATTTTCGGGAAACGTCTGGGCGCTCCCGGAAGGGACAGCTTTTTTTGCCAATGAGCCAATGCTCAGAGTTGAAGCGCCGATCATTGAAGCCCAACTGGTCGAAACCTTTTTATTATCCACATTGAATTTTCAGACCATGATTGCCAGCAAAACCGCGCGCCTGGTGACCGTCGCAGGGAAAAGCGGGATTATCGAATTTGGCACCCGGCGGGCGCACGGAACCGAAGCGGGAATGTATGCCGCTCGCGCCGCTTATATCGCAGGAGCCATCGGCACCTCGAATGTTGAAGCCGGGTTTCATTTCGGCATCCCGATTTTTGGCACTCTCGCGCATTCATTTGTCATGTCGTTTGAAAAAGAAGATGCCGCATTTCACGCTTTTTTAAAGGCATTTCCTGAAAGCGCGACCATATTGGTTGATACTTACGATACGCTTGACGCGGTTGAAAGATTGACTCGTGATTTCAATGAAAAAATTCCTGCGATTCGTCTGGATAGCGGCGATTTACTCGACCTCAGCATTCGGGCAAGAAAAATTTTGAATGATGCCGGAATGTCGAATACCAAAATTCTCGCGAGCGGCGATTTGAATGAAGACATCATTGCGGATTTAATTTCAAAGGGCGCAACCATTGATGCCTTCGGCGTCGGAACTTATCTGGCAACCTCATTCGATCAACCGGCGCTGGGCGGTATTTATAAACTGGTTGAACTGGAAGCGAATGGCAAAATTAGTTTGAAAATTAAACTCAGCCCTGAAAAAGCGACCTACCCCGGAGCCAAACAGGTTTGGCGATTGCTCGATGAAAATGAAAAGTACATTTCCGATTTGATTACCTTTGCCGATGAACAACCGGCGATTGAGGATGGAAAACATTGGCAATCATTAATTGTTCCGGTGATGCATAATGGCAAAGCGACGGAATCACGCATCGCAACTGACGAGCACCGAAATTTGACTGATTTTACCACTGCCAGAGAATTGCAATTCGCGAGGTTGCAGGTTATCCGTAAAAGAGCAGGGGCGAATTTGCAGCGTCTTCCAGAAGAATTACTGGCGCTCTACCGGCAAATTCATTTCGATGTACAAATATCCGAACGCCTTCAAAGCGAACGAGAGATGTTGAAAAAAAAATTACAGGATTGA
- a CDS encoding thioesterase family protein: MKESNNLIGIISESRIRVRYAETDQMGVAYHGNYLVWFEVGRSQYCNDCGFSYRQMEEELQLYMIVAEAYCRYKNAARYEDELTVKTTLKAITRRTVRFAYEIHRDDGVHIASGETLHILINKDSRPSSMPEKFLNLLRGDARMNKSFHG; the protein is encoded by the coding sequence ATGAAAGAATCCAATAACTTAATCGGTATTATTTCCGAATCGCGAATTCGTGTGCGTTATGCTGAAACCGATCAGATGGGCGTTGCCTATCATGGCAATTACCTGGTCTGGTTTGAGGTCGGGCGCAGCCAGTATTGTAATGATTGCGGGTTTTCTTACCGGCAGATGGAAGAAGAGTTGCAACTCTATATGATTGTTGCCGAGGCTTATTGTCGATATAAAAATGCTGCGCGCTACGAAGACGAATTAACTGTTAAAACGACCTTGAAAGCGATAACCCGACGCACAGTGCGATTCGCTTATGAAATCCATCGGGATGACGGCGTGCATATCGCCAGCGGGGAAACTTTACATATTTTGATAAACAAGGATAGTCGCCCATCGAGTATGCCGGAAAAGTTTCTA